The following proteins come from a genomic window of Pseudomonas sp. MAG733B:
- the betI gene encoding transcriptional regulator BetI, which yields MPKVGMQPIRRQQLIEATLQAVDQVGMGDASIALIARLAGVSNGIISHYFQDKNGLIAATMGYLMTVLSENVTARRLALTDDSPRAHLQVIIEGNFDASQVNGPAMKTWLAFWATSMHQPSLHRLQRINDHRLYSNLCCQFRRVLPLDDARSAARGLAALIDGLWLRGALSGDAFDTEQAQQIAYEYMDFQLAKRVS from the coding sequence ATGCCCAAGGTCGGTATGCAACCCATCCGCCGCCAGCAATTGATCGAAGCCACTTTGCAGGCCGTCGATCAGGTCGGAATGGGGGACGCCAGCATTGCGCTGATCGCCCGTTTGGCCGGTGTCTCGAACGGCATCATCAGTCACTATTTTCAGGACAAGAACGGCCTGATTGCCGCCACCATGGGGTACTTGATGACTGTGCTGAGCGAGAACGTCACCGCGCGCCGACTGGCGCTGACAGATGACAGCCCGCGGGCGCATCTGCAGGTGATCATCGAAGGCAACTTCGACGCCAGCCAGGTCAACGGCCCGGCAATGAAAACCTGGCTGGCCTTCTGGGCCACCAGCATGCACCAGCCGTCTTTGCACAGGTTGCAGCGGATCAACGATCACCGTCTGTATTCCAACCTGTGCTGCCAGTTCCGCCGTGTGCTGCCGCTCGATGATGCGCGCAGCGCCGCCCGGGGCCTGGCAGCGTTGATTGACGGTTTGTGGTTGCGCGGCGCGCTGTCGGGAGATGCTTTCGACACTGAGCAAGCGCAACAGATCGCTTACGAATACATGGATTTCCAACTGGCCAAGCGGGTGAGTTAG
- a CDS encoding AzlC family ABC transporter permease, translating to MAIPNTSTRSTSAQVFNEGARDSITFGAAFIFLYLSIGILSATQSLSLSQSLATTLLIFSTPLQFLLIQSHSDGWILLPIIVALNARFVLMSATLAPYIRNTSTSKTMASLILITPSIFTGCLTRFKRKADHPFTYMIGLGLPIFGVSIICTYIGFIAGAALTSPVIYAAMTLLLPLQFTALAGKHWPHYSEVSSYWLGFIGAPLLVYLFKDYSLLCTPFIIGGLIVLIENNYKKRRGVAP from the coding sequence ATGGCGATTCCAAATACCTCCACCCGATCCACGTCTGCCCAAGTTTTTAATGAAGGCGCGCGCGATTCAATAACGTTTGGCGCCGCGTTCATTTTTCTGTACTTATCCATAGGTATTTTAAGCGCAACACAATCCTTATCATTATCTCAATCGTTAGCAACGACTTTATTAATATTCTCCACCCCACTACAGTTTTTGCTAATACAAAGCCATAGCGACGGATGGATACTGCTCCCAATAATCGTGGCGCTCAATGCTCGCTTCGTATTAATGTCCGCGACACTTGCTCCCTACATAAGAAATACTTCCACCAGCAAAACCATGGCCTCCTTGATTCTGATCACACCCTCGATATTTACGGGCTGCCTCACTCGCTTCAAACGGAAAGCGGATCATCCGTTCACTTACATGATTGGCCTCGGCCTTCCAATATTTGGCGTATCGATAATCTGCACCTACATCGGCTTCATCGCCGGAGCAGCGCTCACCTCACCGGTCATCTATGCAGCAATGACACTTCTATTGCCCTTACAATTCACCGCTTTGGCCGGTAAGCATTGGCCCCACTATTCAGAAGTATCGAGTTATTGGCTAGGCTTTATCGGAGCGCCACTACTCGTCTACCTATTCAAGGACTACAGCTTGCTCTGCACGCCATTTATAATCGGTGGATTAATTGTGCTAATTGAAAATAATTACAAAAAACGACGTGGTGTAGCGCCATGA
- the mdtD gene encoding multidrug transporter subunit MdtD: MPNRPPLDPVTARWVPWVVAIAFFMQSLDGTILNTALPAMASDLAEDPLRMQGVIIAYMLTVALLIPASGWIADRFGTKKIFFSAILLFSFGSLLCALSTTLTQLIGARIIQGLGGALMLPVGRLVVLRAYPRSELVRIMGFITIPGLLGPLIGPTMGGWMVQYLTWHWIFLINLPVGVIGCYAVWKFIPDLRGSERTRFDSLGFVLFGAAMILITVAMEGLGELHLPHLRVMLLLFGGMACLAAYWLRAGHIDNPLFAPSLFKTRTFAVGILGNLFARLGSGALPFLVPLLLQVALGYSPSQAGMSMLPLAAAAMIAKWVARPLIERLGYRIVLTGNTLALGIMLASMGLVSEQTPYWLLLCLLAILGAINSLQFTAMNTVTLIDLDDASASSGNSLLSVVAQLSLSLGVACAGALLGGFTAEIGNDGVDTVLGAFQLTFVTVGIMAMLAATIFSQLSKEDGRRVKRPEQHIEP, from the coding sequence ATGCCCAACCGCCCGCCTCTCGATCCTGTCACCGCCCGCTGGGTGCCGTGGGTCGTCGCCATCGCGTTTTTCATGCAGTCCCTCGACGGGACGATCCTCAACACCGCCCTGCCCGCCATGGCCAGCGACCTGGCCGAAGACCCACTGCGCATGCAAGGGGTGATCATCGCCTACATGCTCACCGTCGCCTTGCTGATCCCCGCCTCAGGCTGGATCGCGGATCGCTTCGGCACCAAGAAAATCTTCTTCAGCGCGATTCTGCTATTCAGCTTCGGCTCGTTGCTCTGCGCATTGTCGACCACCCTCACCCAGTTGATCGGCGCCAGGATAATCCAGGGCCTGGGCGGTGCGCTGATGCTACCGGTCGGGCGATTGGTGGTACTGCGTGCCTACCCGCGTTCGGAACTGGTGCGGATCATGGGCTTCATCACCATTCCCGGCCTGCTCGGCCCGCTGATCGGCCCGACCATGGGCGGCTGGATGGTGCAATACCTGACGTGGCACTGGATCTTCCTGATCAATCTGCCGGTCGGCGTGATTGGCTGTTACGCCGTGTGGAAATTCATCCCCGACCTGCGCGGCTCCGAACGCACTCGCTTCGATAGCCTGGGTTTCGTGCTGTTCGGCGCGGCGATGATCCTGATCACCGTCGCCATGGAAGGCCTCGGCGAACTGCACTTGCCGCACCTGCGGGTGATGCTGCTGTTGTTCGGCGGGATGGCGTGTCTGGCAGCGTACTGGCTGCGCGCCGGGCACATCGACAATCCGCTGTTCGCGCCGTCGCTGTTCAAGACCCGGACTTTTGCCGTGGGCATTCTCGGAAATCTGTTCGCCCGCCTCGGCAGCGGCGCCCTGCCGTTCCTGGTGCCATTGCTGCTGCAAGTGGCGCTGGGGTATTCGCCGTCTCAAGCGGGGATGAGCATGCTGCCGCTGGCGGCGGCGGCGATGATCGCCAAGTGGGTGGCGCGGCCGCTGATCGAACGCTTGGGCTACCGCATCGTGTTGACCGGCAACACCCTGGCGCTGGGGATCATGCTGGCGAGCATGGGCTTGGTCAGTGAGCAGACGCCGTACTGGCTGCTGTTGTGTCTGCTGGCGATCCTGGGCGCGATCAACTCCTTGCAGTTCACCGCGATGAACACCGTGACCCTGATCGACCTCGACGATGCCAGCGCCAGCAGCGGCAACAGTCTGCTGTCGGTGGTCGCACAACTGTCGTTGAGCCTTGGCGTTGCGTGCGCCGGTGCATTGCTGGGCGGGTTCACGGCGGAGATTGGAAACGACGGTGTAGACACGGTTCTGGGTGCCTTCCAGCTGACATTCGTGACGGTAGGCATCATGGCGATGCTGGCCGCGACGATCTTTTCCCAGCTCTCAAAGGAAGACGGACGGCGCGTCAAACGTCCGGAACAGCACATCGAACCTTAG
- a CDS encoding TldD/PmbA family protein: MFDFHPQLKQRFAALRTGAEFFSLRYVRESGQYLSVRKNVAEPPSLSRDEGAMLTVRVNGVEAYAATNDLSQQGLQAALERAEQQARRLKPHALLDLREQAVSSDRADYFSPNLDQPFPSLSDCYQLLGTESAAVPKDERLVNWQVSIGITHVEQIYLNSAGAELRQAQHFVYPGLEVTAYDGSDSQTRTLGRENFGQQGGFDVISRCGLIGAGVKIADQALQLLLAPNTPQGPRDLLLMPDQMMLQIHESIGHPLELDRILGDERNYAGTSFVKAEDFGHLQYGSKLLNVTFDPDIPEQLASYGHDDDGTAASKQFLIREGLLLRPLGGALSQFRAGMDGVANSRACGWNRPPIDRMANLNIEPGDQPLEQLIGNIEHGILMSTNRSWSIDDARNKFQFGCEWGQLIENGELKGVVKNPNYRAISAQFWKSLSAVGDANTFKVLGTPNCGKGEPNQVIRVGHASPACVFSNVDVFGGDA, from the coding sequence ATGTTCGATTTCCACCCCCAGCTCAAGCAGCGCTTTGCTGCGTTGCGCACGGGCGCTGAATTCTTTTCCCTGCGTTATGTGCGCGAGTCCGGCCAGTACCTGTCGGTGCGCAAGAACGTCGCCGAACCGCCAAGCCTGAGCCGTGATGAAGGGGCAATGCTGACCGTGCGGGTCAACGGCGTCGAAGCCTATGCCGCGACCAACGATCTGTCGCAACAAGGCCTGCAAGCGGCGCTGGAGCGAGCCGAGCAACAAGCCCGTCGACTCAAGCCCCACGCCCTGCTGGACCTGCGCGAACAAGCCGTTTCGAGTGACCGCGCCGATTATTTTTCGCCGAACCTCGACCAGCCATTCCCGTCCCTGAGCGATTGCTACCAATTGCTCGGTACGGAATCCGCCGCTGTTCCAAAGGACGAGCGCCTGGTGAACTGGCAGGTGAGCATCGGCATCACCCACGTCGAGCAGATTTACCTCAACAGCGCCGGTGCCGAACTGCGCCAAGCCCAGCATTTCGTCTATCCCGGGCTGGAGGTCACTGCCTACGACGGTAGCGACAGCCAGACCCGCACTCTCGGCCGGGAAAACTTCGGCCAACAGGGTGGCTTTGATGTCATCAGCCGCTGCGGATTGATCGGTGCCGGAGTAAAAATCGCCGATCAGGCGTTGCAATTGCTGCTTGCGCCGAATACACCGCAAGGTCCGCGCGACCTGCTGCTGATGCCCGACCAGATGATGCTGCAAATCCACGAGTCCATCGGCCACCCGCTGGAACTGGACCGCATCCTCGGCGACGAACGCAATTACGCCGGCACCAGTTTCGTCAAAGCCGAAGACTTCGGCCACCTGCAATACGGTTCGAAACTGCTGAACGTGACCTTCGATCCGGATATCCCCGAACAGCTCGCCAGCTACGGCCATGACGACGACGGCACAGCCGCCAGCAAACAATTCCTGATTCGCGAAGGCCTGTTGTTGCGGCCATTGGGCGGAGCGCTGTCGCAATTCCGCGCCGGCATGGATGGCGTCGCCAATAGCCGCGCGTGTGGCTGGAATCGTCCGCCGATCGACCGCATGGCCAACCTGAACATCGAGCCGGGCGATCAACCGCTGGAACAGCTGATCGGCAACATCGAGCACGGCATCCTGATGAGCACCAACCGTTCGTGGTCAATCGACGATGCGCGCAACAAGTTCCAGTTCGGCTGCGAATGGGGCCAGTTGATCGAAAACGGCGAACTCAAGGGCGTGGTGAAAAACCCGAACTACCGGGCGATTTCCGCGCAGTTCTGGAAGAGCCTCAGCGCCGTCGGCGATGCCAACACCTTCAAGGTTCTCGGCACGCCGAACTGCGGCAAGGGCGAGCCGAATCAGGTCATTCGTGTCGGCCACGCGTCGCCAGCGTGCGTGTTCAGCAACGTTGATGTATTTGGGGGAGACGCCTGA
- a CDS encoding TldD/PmbA family protein — protein MSTSKSQAESFKALVAGLRAALHEPEQFTLSYAAESSAFVRFNHAKVRQAGQVQQASIGLKLINDGRHADLQITLAGDPEVDLQRLAEGLQQLRETLPLLPKDPYLLLNHNGWKSKNVQEHPLPDTEQAVAEITQAAEGLDMVGFYAAGPISRGFASSAGAFGWHQANSFNFDFSLFHENGQAVKASYAGHDWSSEGFAKRFQQAREQLEFLGRPLRTLPPGQYRAYLAPAALEEIMGMLCWGGFSAQSIASKSSPLQKLYAGDQHFSPLISLDEKVSGSLSPAFSDEGYPRSDLKLIAEGQAGAQLVGSRSAAEYGLTANGASGGESPSALNLKAGELAEADILKQLGTGLYISNLWYLNFSDQPAARLTGMTRFATFWVENGEIQAPVSTMRFDDSAFSLLGSQLEALTEEREMLLSASTYSQRATASALLPGALVSRLTLTL, from the coding sequence ATGAGCACTTCAAAATCTCAGGCCGAGTCGTTCAAGGCCTTGGTCGCCGGATTGCGCGCAGCACTGCACGAACCGGAGCAATTCACCCTCAGTTATGCCGCCGAATCGTCAGCCTTCGTGCGTTTCAATCACGCCAAGGTGCGGCAGGCCGGGCAGGTGCAGCAGGCGAGCATCGGCCTGAAACTGATCAACGATGGTCGCCACGCCGATCTGCAGATCACCTTGGCGGGCGACCCTGAAGTCGACCTTCAGCGTCTGGCCGAAGGTCTGCAACAGCTGCGCGAAACCTTGCCGTTGCTGCCAAAGGACCCGTACCTGCTGCTCAACCACAACGGCTGGAAAAGCAAGAACGTGCAGGAACACCCGCTGCCGGACACTGAGCAAGCAGTCGCCGAAATCACCCAGGCCGCTGAAGGGCTGGACATGGTCGGCTTTTATGCTGCCGGCCCGATCAGCCGTGGTTTCGCCAGTTCCGCCGGAGCGTTCGGCTGGCATCAGGCCAACAGCTTCAATTTCGACTTCAGCCTGTTCCACGAAAACGGTCAGGCGGTGAAAGCCAGCTATGCCGGACATGACTGGAGCAGCGAAGGCTTTGCCAAGCGCTTCCAACAGGCCCGTGAGCAGCTTGAGTTTCTGGGGCGGCCGCTACGCACCCTGCCGCCGGGCCAATACCGCGCCTACCTCGCGCCGGCCGCACTGGAAGAAATCATGGGCATGCTGTGCTGGGGCGGGTTTTCCGCGCAGTCGATTGCCAGCAAGAGCAGTCCGCTGCAGAAGCTCTACGCGGGCGATCAACACTTCAGCCCGCTGATCTCGCTGGATGAAAAAGTCAGTGGTTCGCTGAGCCCGGCATTCTCTGACGAAGGCTATCCACGCAGCGATCTGAAGTTGATTGCCGAGGGTCAGGCCGGTGCTCAACTGGTCGGCTCACGAAGCGCCGCCGAATACGGCTTGACCGCCAATGGTGCCAGCGGCGGCGAATCGCCGAGTGCGTTGAACTTGAAGGCCGGGGAATTGGCTGAGGCGGACATCCTCAAACAACTGGGCACCGGTTTGTACATCAGCAACCTGTGGTACCTGAACTTCTCGGATCAACCGGCGGCGCGCCTGACCGGCATGACACGGTTTGCGACTTTCTGGGTCGAGAACGGCGAGATACAAGCGCCGGTCAGCACCATGCGTTTCGATGACAGCGCGTTCAGCCTGCTGGGTTCGCAGTTGGAAGCGTTGACCGAGGAGCGCGAAATGTTGCTGTCGGCGAGTACCTACAGCCAGCGGGCGACGGCTTCTGCGTTGTTGCCTGGGGCGCTCGTTAGCCGATTGACTCTGACGCTGTAA
- the dbpA gene encoding ATP-dependent RNA helicase DbpA, whose protein sequence is MLANLDSLGYAQMTPIQAQSLPVILKGMDLIAQAKTGSGKTAAFGIGLLNPINPRYFGCQALILCPTRELADQVAKEIRRLARAEDNIKVLTLCGGVSLGPQIASLEHGAHIIVGTPGRIQQHLRKGSLVLHGLNTLILDEADRMLDMGFYDSIEEIIMQSPERRQTLLFSATYPVGIKQLASKFMRNPQQVKAEAFHDDTQIEQRFYEISPEERMSAVTKILGHFRPASCVAFCYTKQQVQETVDHLTAKGISAVGLHGDLEQRDRDQVLAMFANRSTSVLVATDVAARGLDIDSLDMVINVELARDSEIHIHRVGRTGRAGEKGLAISLVAPSEAQRAQAIEQLQKSPLTWDQVDNLVSQGGGPLLPQMSTLCIGAGRKDKVRPGDILGALTGDAGIPGAQVGKIAIFDFQAYVAVDRGVAKQALQRLNDGKIKGRSLRVRIL, encoded by the coding sequence ATGCTGGCTAACCTCGACTCCCTCGGTTATGCCCAGATGACGCCGATCCAGGCGCAAAGCTTGCCGGTGATCCTCAAGGGGATGGACCTGATCGCCCAGGCCAAGACCGGCAGCGGCAAGACCGCCGCGTTCGGCATCGGCCTGTTGAACCCGATCAATCCGCGCTACTTCGGTTGCCAGGCCCTCATCCTCTGCCCGACCCGCGAGCTGGCTGACCAGGTCGCCAAGGAAATCCGTCGTCTGGCCCGTGCCGAAGACAACATCAAGGTCCTGACCCTGTGCGGCGGCGTGTCCCTCGGCCCGCAGATTGCTTCGCTGGAACACGGTGCGCACATCATCGTCGGCACGCCGGGGCGCATTCAGCAGCACTTGCGCAAGGGCTCGCTGGTCCTTCACGGCCTGAACACGCTGATCCTCGACGAAGCCGACCGCATGCTCGACATGGGCTTCTACGATTCCATCGAAGAAATCATCATGCAGTCCCCGGAGCGTCGCCAGACGTTGCTGTTCTCGGCCACGTACCCGGTGGGCATCAAGCAACTGGCCTCGAAGTTCATGCGCAACCCGCAGCAAGTGAAGGCCGAAGCGTTCCACGACGACACGCAGATCGAGCAGCGCTTCTACGAGATTTCCCCGGAAGAGCGCATGAGCGCAGTAACCAAGATCCTCGGCCACTTCCGCCCGGCGTCCTGCGTGGCGTTCTGCTACACCAAGCAGCAGGTCCAGGAAACCGTCGACCACCTGACCGCCAAAGGCATCTCCGCCGTCGGCCTGCACGGCGATCTGGAACAGCGTGACCGCGACCAGGTGCTGGCGATGTTCGCCAACCGCAGCACTTCGGTACTGGTCGCCACCGACGTCGCCGCCCGTGGTCTGGACATCGATTCGCTGGACATGGTGATCAACGTCGAGCTGGCCCGTGACTCGGAAATCCACATCCACCGCGTCGGCCGTACCGGTCGTGCCGGTGAGAAAGGCCTGGCGATCAGCCTGGTCGCGCCGTCCGAAGCGCAGCGCGCTCAAGCCATCGAACAATTGCAGAAGTCGCCATTGACCTGGGATCAGGTGGACAATCTCGTCTCTCAGGGTGGCGGTCCGCTGCTGCCGCAGATGAGCACCCTGTGCATCGGCGCCGGCCGCAAAGACAAGGTTCGTCCGGGCGACATCCTTGGCGCTCTGACGGGTGATGCCGGCATTCCGGGCGCCCAGGTCGGCAAGATCGCAATTTTCGACTTCCAGGCCTACGTGGCAGTGGATCGCGGCGTTGCCAAGCAGGCCTTGCAGCGCTTGAACGACGGCAAGATCAAGGGCCGTTCGTTGCGCGTGCGTATTTTGTAA
- a CDS encoding AzlD domain-containing protein gives MTIWLLIAFSAITALAFRALPFAFKNSNALTQTQGSFYRFISYSAQAMLGVIIYDTAFNKRDVLTLIEQFDTLDALKLFLLVGTFLAVAKTRKILPAFFASLFIYVAAFIYLNG, from the coding sequence ATGACGATCTGGCTTCTTATTGCATTTTCCGCCATTACCGCCCTTGCATTTCGTGCTCTTCCATTTGCCTTCAAAAACAGCAACGCACTGACGCAAACCCAAGGTTCCTTTTATCGATTCATCAGCTACAGCGCACAAGCAATGTTGGGAGTCATCATTTACGACACTGCATTCAACAAAAGAGATGTTCTGACCCTGATTGAGCAATTTGACACGCTGGATGCACTGAAGCTGTTCTTGCTGGTCGGCACCTTCCTCGCGGTCGCAAAAACTAGAAAAATTCTGCCTGCTTTTTTTGCAAGCCTATTCATTTATGTTGCAGCTTTCATTTATTTGAACGGCTGA
- the betA gene encoding choline dehydrogenase — protein MSQVFDYIIIGAGSAGNTLATRLTEDAGVTVLLLEAGGPDYRFDFRTQMPAALAFPLQGRRYNWAYETDAEPHMDGRRMECGRGKGLGGSSLINGMCYIRGNAMDYDGWAKLPGLEDWSYLDCLPYFRKAETRDIGPNDYHGGEGPVSVTTPKAGNNPLFHAMVEAGVQAGYPRTEDLNGYQQEGFGPMDRTVTPKGRRASTARGYLDVAKKRSTLTIVTHALTDKILFDGKRAVGVRYLVGDAEERVEVKARKEVLLCSGAIASPQILQRSGVGPAELLNKLDIPVVHDLPGVGENLQDHLELYLQYACTQPVSLYPSLLWYNQPAIGAEWLFNGTGIGASNQFEAGGFIRTRPEFEWPNIQYHFLPVAINYNGSNGVKEHGFQAHMGSMRSPSRGRIQAKSKDPRQHPSILFNYMATEQDWQEFRDGIRLTREIMQQPALDAFRGREISPGIDVQSDEQLDKFIREHAETAFHPSCSCKMGTDEMAVVDGEGRVHGMQGLRVVDASIMPIITTGNLNAPTIMMAEKIADKIRGRQPLPRSKADYYVAGDAPVKGKPMREVGLTAH, from the coding sequence ATGTCCCAAGTATTCGATTACATCATCATCGGTGCCGGCTCGGCCGGTAACACCCTGGCGACCCGTCTGACTGAAGACGCAGGCGTCACCGTCCTGCTGCTCGAAGCGGGCGGCCCGGACTACCGTTTCGACTTCCGCACGCAAATGCCTGCGGCGCTGGCATTCCCGCTGCAAGGCCGTCGCTACAATTGGGCCTACGAAACCGATGCCGAGCCACACATGGACGGTCGTCGCATGGAGTGCGGTCGCGGCAAGGGCCTCGGTGGTTCCTCGCTGATCAACGGCATGTGCTACATCCGCGGCAACGCCATGGACTACGACGGCTGGGCGAAACTGCCAGGCCTGGAAGACTGGTCGTACCTCGATTGCCTGCCGTATTTCCGCAAAGCGGAAACCCGCGACATCGGCCCGAACGATTACCACGGTGGCGAAGGCCCGGTCAGCGTAACCACGCCGAAAGCCGGCAACAATCCGCTGTTCCACGCCATGGTTGAAGCCGGCGTGCAGGCCGGTTACCCGCGCACCGAAGACTTGAACGGCTACCAGCAGGAAGGCTTCGGCCCGATGGACCGCACCGTAACGCCGAAAGGTCGTCGTGCCTCCACCGCCCGTGGTTACCTGGACGTCGCCAAGAAACGTTCGACCCTGACCATCGTCACCCACGCCCTGACCGACAAGATCCTGTTCGACGGCAAGCGTGCGGTCGGCGTGCGTTACCTGGTTGGCGACGCTGAAGAGCGTGTCGAAGTCAAAGCGCGCAAGGAAGTGCTGTTGTGCTCCGGCGCCATCGCTTCGCCGCAGATCCTGCAACGCTCCGGCGTCGGCCCGGCCGAATTGCTGAACAAGCTCGACATTCCGGTGGTCCACGACCTACCGGGCGTCGGTGAAAACCTGCAGGATCACCTTGAGCTGTACCTGCAATACGCGTGCACCCAACCGGTCTCGCTGTACCCGTCGCTGCTCTGGTACAACCAGCCGGCCATCGGCGCCGAGTGGCTGTTCAACGGCACCGGCATCGGCGCCAGCAACCAGTTCGAAGCCGGCGGCTTCATCCGTACCCGTCCGGAATTCGAATGGCCGAACATCCAGTACCACTTCCTGCCGGTAGCGATTAACTACAACGGCAGTAACGGTGTGAAAGAGCACGGCTTCCAGGCGCACATGGGTTCCATGCGTTCGCCAAGCCGCGGGCGCATCCAGGCCAAGTCGAAAGACCCGCGCCAGCACCCGAGCATCCTGTTCAACTACATGGCCACCGAGCAGGACTGGCAGGAATTCCGCGACGGCATCCGCCTGACCCGTGAAATCATGCAGCAACCTGCACTGGACGCCTTCCGTGGTCGCGAGATAAGCCCGGGCATCGACGTGCAATCCGATGAGCAGTTGGACAAGTTCATCCGCGAACACGCCGAAACCGCGTTCCACCCGTCCTGCTCGTGCAAGATGGGCACCGACGAGATGGCCGTGGTCGATGGCGAAGGTCGCGTGCACGGCATGCAAGGCCTGCGCGTGGTCGATGCCTCGATCATGCCGATCATCACCACCGGCAACCTGAATGCACCGACGATCATGATGGCCGAGAAAATCGCCGACAAGATCCGTGGCCGCCAGCCGTTGCCGCGCAGCAAGGCCGACTACTACGTAGCAGGCGATGCGCCGGTGAAGGGCAAGCCGATGCGGGAAGTGGGTCTGACTGCTCACTAA
- the betB gene encoding betaine-aldehyde dehydrogenase produces the protein MARFELQKLYIDGAYSDASSDATFEAINPANGEVLAKVQRATFDDVERAVVSAEKGQKIWAAMTAMERSRILRRAVEILRERNDELAALETLDTGKSFSETKYVDIVTGADVLEYYAGLVPAIEGEQIPLRTTSFVYTRREPLGVVAGIGAWNYPIQIALWKSAPALAAGNAMIFKPSEVTSLTTLKLAEIYTEAGLPNGVFNVLTGSGREVGTWLTEHPRIEKISFTGGTDTGKKVMASASASSLKDVTMELGGKSPLIICDDADLDRAADTAMMANFYSSGQVCTNGTRVFVPAHLKAAFEAKIAERVARIRIGNPEDENTNFGPLVSFAHMESVLGYIAKGKEEGARVLCGGERLTDGEFGKGAFVAPTVFTDCTDDMTIVREEIFGPVMAILSYETEEEVIRRANDTDFGLAAGIVTKDLNRAHRVIHQLEAGICWINAWGESDAKMPVGGYKQSGVGRENGISSLNNFTRIKSVQVELGDYVSVF, from the coding sequence ATGGCCCGTTTCGAATTGCAAAAACTCTACATCGATGGTGCTTACAGCGACGCCAGCAGCGACGCCACTTTCGAAGCCATCAACCCGGCTAACGGTGAAGTCCTCGCAAAAGTACAACGCGCAACCTTCGACGACGTCGAGCGCGCCGTCGTCAGCGCCGAAAAGGGCCAGAAAATCTGGGCCGCCATGACCGCCATGGAGCGTTCGCGCATCCTGCGTCGCGCCGTGGAAATCCTGCGCGAGCGCAACGACGAACTGGCCGCCCTGGAAACCCTGGACACCGGTAAATCGTTCTCCGAAACCAAGTACGTCGACATCGTTACCGGCGCTGACGTGCTGGAATACTACGCAGGCCTGGTGCCGGCCATCGAAGGCGAGCAGATTCCGCTGCGCACCACGTCGTTCGTCTACACCCGTCGCGAGCCGCTGGGCGTCGTGGCCGGTATCGGCGCGTGGAACTATCCGATCCAGATCGCCCTGTGGAAATCCGCACCGGCCCTGGCGGCCGGTAACGCGATGATCTTCAAGCCAAGCGAAGTCACCTCGCTGACCACCCTGAAGCTGGCCGAGATCTACACCGAAGCCGGCCTGCCAAACGGCGTGTTCAACGTCCTGACCGGCAGCGGCCGCGAAGTCGGCACTTGGCTGACCGAGCACCCGCGCATCGAGAAGATCTCGTTCACCGGCGGCACCGACACCGGCAAGAAAGTCATGGCCAGCGCTTCGGCTTCGTCGCTCAAAGACGTGACCATGGAACTGGGCGGCAAATCCCCGCTGATCATCTGCGACGACGCCGACCTCGATCGCGCCGCCGACACCGCGATGATGGCCAACTTCTACAGCTCCGGCCAGGTCTGCACCAACGGCACTCGCGTGTTCGTACCGGCTCACCTGAAAGCCGCTTTCGAAGCAAAGATCGCTGAGCGCGTTGCTCGCATCCGCATCGGTAACCCGGAAGACGAAAACACCAACTTCGGTCCGCTGGTCAGCTTCGCACACATGGAAAGCGTGCTGGGCTACATCGCCAAGGGCAAGGAAGAAGGCGCACGCGTTCTGTGCGGCGGCGAGCGTCTGACCGACGGCGAATTCGGCAAAGGCGCCTTCGTCGCGCCGACCGTGTTCACCGATTGCACCGACGACATGACCATCGTCCGTGAAGAAATCTTTGGCCCGGTGATGGCAATCCTGTCGTACGAAACCGAGGAAGAAGTGATCCGCCGCGCCAACGACACCGACTTCGGCCTGGCCGCCGGTATCGTCACCAAGGATCTGAACCGCGCGCACCGCGTGATTCATCAGCTGGAAGCCGGTATCTGCTGGATCAACGCCTGGGGCGAGTCCGACGCCAAGATGCCGGTCGGCGGCTACAAGCAGTCGGGTGTCGGCCGTGAGAACGGCATCAGCTCGCTGAACAACTTCACCCGCATCAAATCGGTACAGGTCGAACTGGGCGATTACGTCTCGGTGTTCTGA